From the genome of Persephonella sp.:
GAAGGCCATTTATATGATGCTATTGCAAAGGCTGAACAGGGATTTTATGCTGCAATGAGCGATGATTTTAATACACCTGAGGCTCTGGCTGCATTGTTTAGTCTTGTTAGAGAGATGAATATCCTTAAGGACAAGGCAGTGAAGGAAGGAGGAATATCTAAAAAAGCCCTTGCTTCATACAAAGAGGCTGCAGAAGTGCTTCATAAAATAGGAAAAGATATATTTGGTCTTTTTGATAGCCTGCAACCTTGTGTTGAGGTTGAACAGATTCAGGTAGAGAAAAAAGAAGAGGCAATAGATGAAGAGTTAATAGAAACACTACTTGAAGTTCGAAATATAGCCAGAAAACAGAAAAACTTTGAAATTGCAGATATGATTAGAGATAGACTGCAGCAACAGGGAATAATAATAGAAGATACCCCTGTTGGAACAAAATGGAAGAAAAAATAAAATGGCTCAGGAAAAAATAGCTGAAAGGATATTTGACAGCGTCGTCAAGTCTTACGACGCTTTTTTGTCTTCTGTAACATTTGGACTTATAAATAAATGGCAGAATATACTTGTTGATAATACACCTGTCGGCAAAATTTCTGTTGATCTGGGGACAGGAACAGGAGAGGTTATAAAAAAAATTAAAAAATTCTATCCTCAAACCTTTACCATCGGAGTTGATGTATCCCAGAATATGCTTTTAAAGGCAAAAGAAAAACTCAAAGATACAAATACCGCCCTTGTAAAAGCCTCTGCATACAAAATGCCTTTTAAAAATAATAGTGTTGATTCTATTCTAATGTCCCTTGTTTTCAGACATCTTGATGCTGAAAAAGCAATTCCAGAATTTAGCAGAGTTTTAAAAAAAGGAGGTTATGTATCAATACTGGATATATCAAAGCCACACAAGATAATATTTAACTCAATATTCTTCTTCGCCAATAAAGTATTTAGACCTCTTGGACAAAGGATATTTACAAAAGAAGAATATGACTATTTTATGGAAAGTGTTTTGAATTCCAGAAAACCAGAGGAATTGGAAACACTTTTTAGAAAGTATTCATTTAAAAAAGAATATATAACAACAAAATTTGGTGGTATGGTAGTCATTGCTGTATTTAAAAAGGAAAACTGATATTATAATTAATTAAAAAACGGGGTCAGAAGATGAAAGAGTTCATAGTAGATGCTTCAGATTACGACAAAACAATAATCACAACAGCAATTGAAAGTGGTGCTGATTATATCATTGTTCCGGAAGACAAATTAAAAGAAGCCAAGAAGCTGGGAAGGGTTAATTTTATAACAATTGATAAAAATGGGAATTTGTCAGACGATTTTGTTCTTGTGGTTATAAATGATAAAAAAGATGAAGAAAGGGCTGCCCAGCTGGCCAAATCAGGGAAAAAAGTCATAGTGAAAACAACAGACTGGACGATTATCCCTCTGGAGAACCTGATAGCCCAGTCAGAAAATATCTACGCAGTGGTAAAAAATGCAGATGAGGCAGGTATTGCCGTTGGAATACTGGAAAAAGGAGTTAAAGGCGTTGTCCTCGAAACAAAAGACTTGAATGAGATTAAAAAAGTTGCCAATGTAATAAAAGAAACTACCGAAAAAATAGAACTGGTAAAAGCCAAAGTTACAGCAATTATTCCAGTTGGAATGGGGGATAGGGTTGCAGTTGATACCACCTCCCTGTTTAAAAGAGGGGAAGGTATGCTTGTCGGTAATTCTTCTGCAGGTATGATTTTTGTCCATGCAGAAACAGAAGAAAGTCCTTATGTTGCATCAAGACCTTTTAGGGTTAATGCCGGTGCAGTGCATATGTATACCAGAGTTCCCGGTGGAAAAACTGTCTATCTATGTGAACTGGAAGCAGGAAAAGAAGTTATGGCTTATGATATAGAAGGAAATGGAAGGGCTGTTGTTGTTGGAAGGGCAAAAATAGAAAGAAGACCTATGCTTCTTGTGGAAGCAGAGTATCAGGGTAAAAAACTGAGTGCTGTCCTGCAAAATGCTGAAACAATCAGACTGGTTAAAGGGGATGGTTCATTAGTATCCGTTGTTGACCTTAAGGAAGGAGATGAAATTTTAGGATATGTAGAAGAAGCAGGCAGACACTTTGGTATGAAAGTAGAAGAAACAATTTTAGAAAAATAATTTAAGGTGCTATTATGAACACAGCCTTTAGGGTGGGGCTTTTTGTTTTAATTATTTCTGCTATAGCAGGTTATTTAATAATAACATTCAGTGGTAAAGAGTTCGGAGTGTCAACCAAGGAATATGTGATTTATTTTGATGCTGTTGAAGGATTATCTCAGGGAGCTGATGTTCAGGTAAAAGGTGTTAAAGTCGGTAGGGTAGAAAAGATAGAGTTTGATAAAGGAAAGATAAAGGTAACAATCGGTATCAGGAAAAGCATCCCCATTTATAAAAACGCTAAAGCCTATGTCCGAACACTTGGATTGATGGGAGATAAGTATATATACATAGACCCTGGGACTCCAGATGCCGGAGAGTTGGCGGAAGGAGGAGAGATTACAAACGCGCAGGTTTATGCATCTACAGAAGAGGCTTTTGCATCTGTCCAGGATATAGCCAAAAAAATAGGGAAACTAGTGGATAATCTGAATGATGCCCTTGGAAATGGAAATCTTAAAGAAATGGTTGAAAATATTAAAATCCTTGCTAAACATGCTGACGAAATGGTGGTTGAAAATAGAAAAGGGGTTAAACAGGCAATAGACAATATAGTTGCCATTACCGATAGTCTTAGGAAAGAACTTCCACCACTTATTCAAAAAATAGACAGAATAGCAACAAATCTGGAATCTATAACAGGAGAAAACAGAGAAGATATCAGAGAGCTGATTAAAAATCTAAAAGAAACTTCAGTTGCTCTAAAAGAGAAAACACCAAAAGTTCTTGATGAAATTGGAGCGGCAGCAGAAACAATAAAAGGCACTGTTGGAGAAAACAGGGAGGATATAAAAGTCGCAATTAAAAAGATAAAAGAAGCCTCTGAAAAATTAGACAGAATTCTGGCAAAAATAGACGAAGGAAAAGGAACATTGGGAAAACTGGTTAATGATGATAGTCTTTATGAAAATGCAAACTCCGGAATTAAGGAGTTTGCAAAACCATTTGCAGTTGTAAACAAATCTCAGCTTGATATTATGCTTTATGCGGAAAAGCACACAGGAAACGAGGATTCAAAAGCCGGAATAGCAGGAAAGTTTGCCCCAAGTAGTAATAGCTATATATACGCAGGGCTTCTTACCAATAGCAATGGAACAGTCACAAAAAGGAAAGAATATACAGACAATTCAGGAACAAGAGAAGAAGTTGAAAGGAATTATGGAATTCTGTTTGATGTCCAGTATGCCCACAGGCTTATTGATATATGGAAATCAAGCTTATGGATAAGAGGAGGTCTTAAAGACTCAACAGGTGCAGCAGGTGCAGACCTTTATTTAAATAGAAATCTGGTTGTAAAAGCAGACCTTTATAACTTTGACAGGAAATATCTAAAAAATAACAAGGATATTGATAATCCGCAACTGGATATTTATTTTCAATATAAGATGCCCAGTTATCCAATATTCGTTAGACTTGGAGGTTCTGACCTCCTGAATAGTGATGTAATGGGTATTTATATTGGTGGTGGATTTATGTTCAGAGATAATGATATAAAATATTTACTGGGAAGTATGCCAAAACCTTAATAGAAGAGGATTTAAATGGATAAAGAAAATTTTCTGAAAAATGTGCCACTGTTAGAAGGTATACCGGAAGAGGACTTAGCAGAGATATCAAAATATTTCCATTTAAAAGAGTATAAAAAGAATGAATATATATTTTTTGAAGGGGATGAAGAACCGGGGATATACATTGTTATTGAAGGAATTGTAAAGCTAATAAAAGAAACAGCTGACGGAAAGACAGTTATTCTCAGGCTTGTTACACCTAAAGAGGTATTTGGCTGGCTTGTAGTTGGGGAGAGTAGACCAGAAAGCACATATACAGCTCAAGCGCTTGTAGATACAAAAGTTTTATATATATCAAACAAAGATTTTCTGAAACTTTTAAATCTTTATCCTGCCCTCGCAATTAAGATTACATGTGATGCAAGTAAAATGCTACTTGAAGCCTATGATAGGCTTAAAAGTCTTGCAGCAGAAAAGGTTGAAGGAAGAATTGCTAATCTGCTTTTAGAACTTTCCAAAAAAATAGGAAAAGAGGTTGATGGAAAAATAGTTATAGAAGCTCCTATAACCAGACAGGATATTGCAGAGATGACCGGAACTACAGTTGAAACAGCCATAAGAATAATGAGTAAATGGAAAAAAGAAGGAATAGTTAACACAGAAAGGGGAAAAATAGAGATACTAGACCCTGACTATCTGGAAGATTTGATTGCCTGAGGGAAATATTCTGCTCTAATCCTGTTCTTGAAAATCTTAACTTTTCAGAATATAATAATATTCTAATATTCTTATTATATTTCCGGAAAATAATAAGAGAGGTGAAAAATGAGGAGACTCGGTATATTACTTGCTCTCATTTCGGTTGTCATCACCGGATATGCAAAGGAATTAACCCTAAAAGAAGCAATAGATATTGCTCTTCAAAGAAACTATGAACTTAAAGCATCCCAGCGCCAGTTGAAAAGCAAAGAGCTTGAATATCTGGCAACAAAAGGTTTAAGATGGCCAACAATCACATTCAGTGAAATGTTTATGAGAACTAATATTCCTGGCTGGGCGATGATGAATGAGCTCAACCAGCACAGACTAACAATGATGAGTTCTTCAAAATATGTAGATATGACTTCAATGAATACTATGTTCGGTATGCCTATGTTTCAACCTCCGCATTATCCGGAATGGAACAACTGGCAAACAAAAATCCAGTTTCAACTTCCTATATGGGCAGGTGGAAAGATAGGAACCGGTATTCAGATGAGAGAAAAAGAGTTTCAGGCATCAAAATTTGATTTAGAAAGAACAAAACAGAAAGTTATTTATGATGTCACTAAAGCATATTACGGTGCTTTACTTGCAAAGGAAGCTATAAAATTAGCAAAGCAAGCTTACAAAAGCATGGAAAAGCATTATAAAACTGCTGAAACAATGTATAACAACGGTCTTGCAATATATGCAGATGTTCTCAGGGCTAAAGTTTATCTTTCAAAGGTAAAAAGCAAAATAACAGAAGCAGAAAATCAATATATGGTAGCTAAAAGAGGATTGTTACTTGCAATGGGAATAGATAACGAAGACCCGGGACAGATTGACGTGGTAGGTCAGCTTGAATTAAAAGAGCAACCAAAAGACCTTCAGTTCTGGGAAAAGGTTGCTATTTCTTCAAGACCAGACCTTATAGCCCTTAGAACAAGAGTTGAAAATGCAAAAAGATATGCAGCATTCCAAAAGGGAGATATGCTCCCAACAATTGGAGCATTTGGATATTATCAAATGGATGATAGATATTCTCCGTTTGGCACAGATGGAACAGGATTTACCCTTGGAATAGCTCTTAACTGGAAGATTTTTGATGGTTTTCAGGCATATAACAGATACAGAGCTGCAAAGGAAACTTACAGAAAGTATGCAAACCTGAAAAAAGGTTTTGAGGAGTATATAAAATTCAGTGTGTATAAAGCATACAAAGATTATATGACAGCATTGGATAGACTTAAAGCTGCAGAAGATAATGTCAAATATGCAGAAGAGGTTCTTAAAATTACAGAAAAAAGATATAAAAATCAGCTTGCATCAATGATAGACCTGCTTGATACCCAAACAATGTATGACAAGATAAAATTTGAAAAGGCAAAGGCTACTTATGATGCGAATATATCCCTTCTGGAACTTAAATATCAGGCAGGCCAGTTAAAAAAAGAAAATAACGGAGGAGATAAATAATGAAAAGCGTAGTCAAATTTGTGGTGTTTTTCGTTATACCTATTACTATTTTCATCCTCTGGCTTGGGGGCTTCCTTACACCAAGAGTTGAGCCTGGATATGCAGAAGAAGAAGCTAAAAAGGTGGTTCAGGTTCCAACAATGGTTGTCCAGCCACAGGAAGTTGGACAGGTATATCAGGTTGATGGTTCGGTGATATCCAATAACACAGCAAAAGTTGCAACAAAACTGATGGCAAAAATCCTCAAAATAAATGTTAAAGAAGGAGATTTTGTTAAGAAAGGACAATTATTAGCAGTTTTAGATGATAGTGAGATTAATCAAAATATAAAAGAAGCCTATGCAGGACTTGAAGAGCTTTCTAAAGCAAGGGAAGAAGCAAAAGCAGGTCTAAAGGCTGCACAGGCTGGATACGAGTTTGCAAAAAGAACCTATGAAAGATTTAAAAATCTGTATAAAGAAAATGCAGTTTCAAAACAACAATTTGAAGAGATTGAAACAAAAATGATAGGTGCAAAGGCACAGGTTGATGCCATTAAAGCAAAGCTAAAACAACTTGATGCAAAGGAAAAACAGGTAAGGGCAAAACTTAAATATGCACAAATTATGAAAGGTTATGCTTATGTTAAAGCACCATTTGATGGTGTGATTATCAAAAAGATGAATGATGTTGGAGATATGGCAGCTCCCGGAATGCCAATATTTATCATTGGAGATAAAAATCTAAAATTCATGTCTATGATAGATGAAAGCCTTATAAACAAAGTAAATATTGGAGATGAGATCACAGTTTCAGTGGAAACTATAGGAAAAACTTATAAAGCAAAAGTTGTGGAAAAAAGCAATAGTGTTGACCCTATGAACAGGACATTCACTATAAAAGCAGAACTTCCCCATGACCCAGATTTAAAGCCCGGAATGTATGGAAAGGTAAAAATACCTGTTTCAAAAGAAGAAAAAATTCTTATACCAAAAACAGCAGTATTCCATTGGGGACAGCTTGATGCCGTTTACAAAGTAGATAAAGATGGCATTGCACATATAGCTTTCGTAAAGCTTGGAGAAGAAATAGATGGAAAAGTGGAAGTTATTTCTGGATTAAAACCCGGTGATGTTATTGTTGCAAGTGAAGTTGATAAAGCTTGTGAAGGTTGCAAAGTTCGTTAAACCACTTAGTAGCGGAGGAAAATAAATGGATAAGATAAAGAAACAATACGGGCTTGCCGGAAAGATAGCTAAGGCTTTTATCAATTCACCTCTTACACCTTTACTTGTTTTAGCATCACTGCTAATGGGACTTTTTGCAGTTTTAACAACTCCAAGGGATGAGGAACCTCAAATTGTTGTTCCTATGATTGATATTATGGTTCCTGCACCGGGTAAGCAGGCAAAAGAAGTTGACAAGCTAATCACAAAGCCACTTGAAAAAATAATGTGGGAAGTTTCTGGTGTTGAGTATGTTTATTCTTACGCAGGAGATGGGTTTGGAATA
Proteins encoded in this window:
- a CDS encoding class I SAM-dependent methyltransferase — its product is MAQEKIAERIFDSVVKSYDAFLSSVTFGLINKWQNILVDNTPVGKISVDLGTGTGEVIKKIKKFYPQTFTIGVDVSQNMLLKAKEKLKDTNTALVKASAYKMPFKNNSVDSILMSLVFRHLDAEKAIPEFSRVLKKGGYVSILDISKPHKIIFNSIFFFANKVFRPLGQRIFTKEEYDYFMESVLNSRKPEELETLFRKYSFKKEYITTKFGGMVVIAVFKKEN
- a CDS encoding 3-dehydroquinate synthase II, whose protein sequence is MKEFIVDASDYDKTIITTAIESGADYIIVPEDKLKEAKKLGRVNFITIDKNGNLSDDFVLVVINDKKDEERAAQLAKSGKKVIVKTTDWTIIPLENLIAQSENIYAVVKNADEAGIAVGILEKGVKGVVLETKDLNEIKKVANVIKETTEKIELVKAKVTAIIPVGMGDRVAVDTTSLFKRGEGMLVGNSSAGMIFVHAETEESPYVASRPFRVNAGAVHMYTRVPGGKTVYLCELEAGKEVMAYDIEGNGRAVVVGRAKIERRPMLLVEAEYQGKKLSAVLQNAETIRLVKGDGSLVSVVDLKEGDEILGYVEEAGRHFGMKVEETILEK
- a CDS encoding MlaD family protein; protein product: MNTAFRVGLFVLIISAIAGYLIITFSGKEFGVSTKEYVIYFDAVEGLSQGADVQVKGVKVGRVEKIEFDKGKIKVTIGIRKSIPIYKNAKAYVRTLGLMGDKYIYIDPGTPDAGELAEGGEITNAQVYASTEEAFASVQDIAKKIGKLVDNLNDALGNGNLKEMVENIKILAKHADEMVVENRKGVKQAIDNIVAITDSLRKELPPLIQKIDRIATNLESITGENREDIRELIKNLKETSVALKEKTPKVLDEIGAAAETIKGTVGENREDIKVAIKKIKEASEKLDRILAKIDEGKGTLGKLVNDDSLYENANSGIKEFAKPFAVVNKSQLDIMLYAEKHTGNEDSKAGIAGKFAPSSNSYIYAGLLTNSNGTVTKRKEYTDNSGTREEVERNYGILFDVQYAHRLIDIWKSSLWIRGGLKDSTGAAGADLYLNRNLVVKADLYNFDRKYLKNNKDIDNPQLDIYFQYKMPSYPIFVRLGGSDLLNSDVMGIYIGGGFMFRDNDIKYLLGSMPKP
- a CDS encoding Crp/Fnr family transcriptional regulator, encoding MDKENFLKNVPLLEGIPEEDLAEISKYFHLKEYKKNEYIFFEGDEEPGIYIVIEGIVKLIKETADGKTVILRLVTPKEVFGWLVVGESRPESTYTAQALVDTKVLYISNKDFLKLLNLYPALAIKITCDASKMLLEAYDRLKSLAAEKVEGRIANLLLELSKKIGKEVDGKIVIEAPITRQDIAEMTGTTVETAIRIMSKWKKEGIVNTERGKIEILDPDYLEDLIA
- a CDS encoding TolC family protein, coding for MRRLGILLALISVVITGYAKELTLKEAIDIALQRNYELKASQRQLKSKELEYLATKGLRWPTITFSEMFMRTNIPGWAMMNELNQHRLTMMSSSKYVDMTSMNTMFGMPMFQPPHYPEWNNWQTKIQFQLPIWAGGKIGTGIQMREKEFQASKFDLERTKQKVIYDVTKAYYGALLAKEAIKLAKQAYKSMEKHYKTAETMYNNGLAIYADVLRAKVYLSKVKSKITEAENQYMVAKRGLLLAMGIDNEDPGQIDVVGQLELKEQPKDLQFWEKVAISSRPDLIALRTRVENAKRYAAFQKGDMLPTIGAFGYYQMDDRYSPFGTDGTGFTLGIALNWKIFDGFQAYNRYRAAKETYRKYANLKKGFEEYIKFSVYKAYKDYMTALDRLKAAEDNVKYAEEVLKITEKRYKNQLASMIDLLDTQTMYDKIKFEKAKATYDANISLLELKYQAGQLKKENNGGDK
- a CDS encoding efflux RND transporter periplasmic adaptor subunit, which encodes MKSVVKFVVFFVIPITIFILWLGGFLTPRVEPGYAEEEAKKVVQVPTMVVQPQEVGQVYQVDGSVISNNTAKVATKLMAKILKINVKEGDFVKKGQLLAVLDDSEINQNIKEAYAGLEELSKAREEAKAGLKAAQAGYEFAKRTYERFKNLYKENAVSKQQFEEIETKMIGAKAQVDAIKAKLKQLDAKEKQVRAKLKYAQIMKGYAYVKAPFDGVIIKKMNDVGDMAAPGMPIFIIGDKNLKFMSMIDESLINKVNIGDEITVSVETIGKTYKAKVVEKSNSVDPMNRTFTIKAELPHDPDLKPGMYGKVKIPVSKEEKILIPKTAVFHWGQLDAVYKVDKDGIAHIAFVKLGEEIDGKVEVISGLKPGDVIVASEVDKACEGCKVR